Below is a window of Undibacterium sp. YM2 DNA.
ACGCATGGCGTCAGGCTCAGGTGCTTGCCTTCACGTTTCAAGCCCAACAATGATTCCATCATGAAGGTATACATCCAGCCCGCCGAACCTGTATACCAGCTCCAGCCACCACGGCCTGTATGCGGCTCTACTGCATAGACGTCGGCACAGATGACATAGGGTTCTACCTTATAGCGGGCGATTGCATTGGCTGTATTGCCATGATGTATGGGGTTGATGATATTGAATGCCTCCCAGGCCCGGGCGGCATCGCCCATTCTGGCAAATGCCATGCCAGTCCAGATCGCGGCATGTGTGTATTGCCCGCCATTCTCACGTACTCCCGGTACATATCCACGGATATAGCCGGGATTTTGTCCAGAACAATCAAAGGCAGGGTCAAGTAATTGTATGATCTGCTTGTCGCGCCGTATCAGGCGCTGGTCCAGAGCCTTCATCGCCAGCGTAGCCCTTTGCGGGTTTGCCGCCGCAGACAGTATGGCCCAGCTTTGGGAAATCGAATCTATCTGGCACTCAGCATTTTGTGCCGATCCCAATGTACCACCATCATCAAAATAAGCTCGCCTGTACCAGGCACCATCCCAGGCATGTTCATCAATATTTTTTGATAACTGACGGGCCTGCTCCAGGCATCTGCTTGAAAATGCGCTGTCTTGACGCAACAGTGCAATAGCAGAAAATTTTGTCAAAACCTGATGCAGGAAGAAAGCCAGCCACACGCTTTCCCCTTTGCCCAGATGGCCCACCTTGTCCATGCCATCGTTCCAGTCGCAAGAGCCTATCAGGGGCAGGCCATGGCTGCCAAACCGCAAACCATGCTCGATAGCCTTCACACAATGCTCATACAAGCTGCCTGCTGCTGCGGATCTGGCAGGCAAATCATAGTAGGAATCTTCTTCCTGATTCACTGCGCGCCCTTCCAGGTAATGCAGTTTTTCATCAAGTATGCCCAGGTCACCGCTGCTGTTGACATAGCGTGCGACGGCCAAGGGCAGCCAGAGATAATCATCAGAACAATGGGTACGCACACCGCGGCCAACGGGAGGGTGCCACCAGTGCTGTACATCACCTTCGAAGAATTGGTGGCTTGCAGACAAGAGTATCTGTTCGCGCGCCAGCGCCTGTCCGGTATGTACCAGGGCCATGCTGTCCTGCAACTGGTCACGGAAACCAAAAGCACCTCCCGACTGGTAATAACCGCTGCGTGCCCACAGGCGGCAGGCGATGGTCTGGTACAGCAGCCAGCCGTTGGCCAGTAAATTCAAATCCTGGTCGGGCGTTGTAACCTGCACTGCGCCCAGCGTATTGCGCCAGTATGCATGCACCTTGCTCAACGCCTGGTCGGCGGCAGCAATTCCCCTGTGCTGCTGTATGAATTGGGTGACATTACCGTTTTCTGCAATTACCGAGCCCAGCACAAATACCATGCGTTTTTCCTGTCCCGGGTTGAGTTCAAATTCCTGTTGCAAGGCCGTACAGGGATCAAGTCCGGCACCAGTTTTGCCGGACAGGCGCTGTCTGTCCATTGCAGCTGGATTGCGCAGGCTGCCGTTGCGGCCAATGAACTCATTGCGATCACCGCTGACACTGCGGCCACTACCGTCGAGATCAAAGAAAGCCCTGCGCGCAGGAAATTCTGTATTGTAAGGATTACGCGCAATTACGCAGCCACTGGCAGCATCAATTTCTGTTGCGATATGCATCAGAGACTTGGGCCGCAAGTCACCCAATACCCATTCCACGTAGCCAGTGACCGACAATTTTCTTAGCTCGTCAGATTCATTGGTGATGCGCAGTACCGAGTATTTGACGGCTGTATCAATGCTGACAAACACGGTCAGCTCAGTAAGTATGCCTTGTTCTTCATGGGTGAATACACTGTAGCCAAAGCCATGCCGGGTGACGTAATCGCCGCTGCCACGGCAGGGCAGGGCGGTGGGGGACCAATATTCTCCGGTATCTTCATCGCGTATATAAAAGGCTTCACCGCTACTATCGCAGACTGGATCATTATTCCATGGAGTGAGGCGGAATTCATGGGCATTTTCGGCCCAGGTATAGGCTTGCCCGCTTTCTGAAATGACACTGCCAAAATGCGGATTGGCCAGTACATTAACCCAGGGAGCCGGGGTTACCTGTCCTTCCCGGGTGGTGATGACATATTCACGGCCATCTTCAGAAAAACCTCCCAGGCCATTGAAATTTTGCAATTTCGCTGGTACTTGACTCAACCTGCTGTCTGTCTGTGACTGATATCCGCCCCGTTGATGAACAGTCTTGCCTGGCAGTAGTTTGGGGGCGCGCAACTCCACCAGGTCGCGCCGGTTTAATTGCTCCAGCAGGCTGCCACGATGATCATTGAGTATCACCCTGGCGACGGCCTGGAACAGGGTCTTGTCTTCCGGTGATATCTGTTCTGCCATCCTGACAAAGATACCACCGGGACGTTCTGTTGCGTGGGTGCCAATAACAGAAGAGATCATGCCCATGATTTGCTCCTGCAGGGCCTGGCGGTAGGTGGCGTGGTCTTCGTTCCAGATCACCAGATCAACGGCCAGCCCTTTGGAGCGCCAGTAGGCATGTGCCTGCACTAATTGCCTGACCAGTTCTATGTGATCCTGGTGGTTGATCTGTAGCAGCACGATGGGCAAGTCACCGGATATTGCATAACCCCACAAGCCAGATTGCCCGCGGTGATTGCGGCTCAGTATGCTGGCATCGGCACGCAGGAGCGGATTCATATAGATGACAGAATTTGCCAGACGCCCGTACAGTTGCGCATCGGTTTCACTGATATTCAACTGGCGCAATACTACCTGGCTATGTGTCCAGGATAGTTCGATGACGCGGTCAGCCAGGTGCTTGTCCTGGTATTTGTCGATGAGCGCGATGCAAAGTTCACGGTTTTCTGCCACGCCAGTGACGACGTCCAGCGTGACTGCCTGTTCCGGCTCCAGCGTGATCTGATAACGGATGGCAACGACAGGGTCAAGTACCGAGCCCTGGCTGTCAGACAAGCGGCTGACACGCATCGCAGCCGGGGCTTCCAAAGTATTGCCACGGCCTATGAATTTTGCCCTGTCGGTTTCATACGAGACACTGTCCAGACTGGCCCCGTGCAAGGCCATCAGGTGGAACATGCCGGGTATCTTTTCATCGACTGAGCGTGGGCGGCGGCTGCACAAGATTGCATGCTGTCCATCCAGGATTTCTGTCTCTACAAACAGCTTGCTGAATGCCGGATGCATGGCATCTGCGGCTGCCGATGCCAGCACCACTTCTGCATAGCTGGTGAAGTCTATGGTGCGGCGGTGGCGTGAACGATTGACGATGCGGGTGCGACGTAGCTCTATGTCATCCTCTGGCGAAACCACGATCTCGGTATGCATGTCGAGATTGTTGTCACTGCGGCGGAATTCTGCCCTGCCTTCAGAGAAAATGACTTCATAGGAAGGCGAATTGACCAGGCAGGGCTGGAAAGCGGTGGACCAGTAGCGACCGTTGCTGACATCGCGCACATAACAGAAAGTACCCCAGTGATCCCTGGTGCTGTCTTCATTCCAGCGGGTGATGGCCAGATCATTCCAGCGGCTATAACTGCCACCAACGCTACTGATCATCACGTGATAGCGCCCATTCGACAGCAATTGCACTTCTGGCGTGCGGGTATTGACATGATGTAAGACGCGTAAAGGAATTTCCTGACCGCTGCTGGCACTGCGTATGTCTGCCAGTTCGGTAGTATTGGAATACACTGCACTGGCCTTGGGGATGCGCTCATGCAGCAATGACATGGTGGCCTGGAACAAAGGGTCGGATGCGAAGCGTTTTTGCAAAGGCTGCTCAAGCAGCAGATAGGCCAGGGACAAGAATCCCATGCCCTGATGATGGACCATGAAAGAGCGTATCAATGCATGTGTTTGCCCGCGTGGCAAACGTGCCGGGGTATAGTCTATCGCTTCGAAATAACCATATATCCCCTCGAAGCCCAGTGCCGACAACTGTTCCAGATTGCTGCAGGCTTGCTCCGGGGCGACCATCAGTGCCATCATGGAAGCATAGGGTGCGATCACCAGGTCATCACCCAGTCCACGCTTGAAGCCAAGGCCAGGGACACCAAAGGCACGGTACTGATAATTCAGATGCGCATCGAAAGTATTGTAGCCGGACTCTGAAATGCCCCAGGCCACACCGCGCTGTTGACCATACTCGATCTGGCGCTGGACGACCGAGCGATAAGTCTGATCGAGCAAGGTGTTCTGGAAATTTGGCATGACCAGCAAGGGCATCAGGTACTCAAACATCGAGCCGCTCCAGGATAGCAGGATCGGCTCTCCTCCGGCTATCGTCAGTTGGCGTCCCAGTGCGAACCAGCTTTCCTGCGGGATTTTGCCCTGGGCGATGGCGACGAAAGTCGCCAGCCTGGCCTCTGAGGCCAGCAGGTCATAGCTGGCGTTGTCACGCCTGCGCTCGTTGACGTTATAGCCTATGGTCAGTAAATGTGTGCTGGCGTCATAGAGGAAATCATATTCCATCCTGGCGAATTCCATGGTTTGCTGTGCCAGCTGCTCAATTTGCAGGACGCGTTCGTTCGCGCGCTTTCGGGCTGTCACCAGCAAGCGTGCCAATTCCGTATTATGGTTTTCTACCTGTGCTGCCTGATCAAGCGGGATACCGCCCTCGGTAGGCGAGACATAATCCAGGCCCAGTTGCGTCAGTTCGCGCAGGCTGGGGACGCTATCAAGCAAGGGAAATGCATGCATCCACCGGGTAGGGTCGGGCAGGCTCAGCCAAGGTGCCAGATAGAGCAATTCTTCCAATTGCGTTCTGGTTTGTCTGCTCAGGGCGCTCGCCCAGATATGGCTGGCATTGTCCGCAGTCACGGTTACGCTGGACAGGTAAGCATCTGCCTGATGTGTCAGGCGCTTCAGACAGTCATAGATGACGATCAGGGATCTGGGTACGCCCAGGCAGAGCACGTCGAGGTCAGTTTCAAATTCAGCCAGTCTGTTCGCTATGCCCGTACTCACGGAGTTGCGCAATAGCAGATAGGTATCATGCAAGCCACAAAACAGCCGTGGCTGGCAAATCGGAGCGTCAATCAATTCTGTCAGCCCTGGCCGCAGAGTCAGCAGATGACCGGCGAGATTGCCACTATCTACCGTTGATATATACAAGGGCTGCAAAGGCTGTAGCGTCCTGGTGTCATACCAGTTATAGAAATGCTCCTGATAGCGTTCCAGCCTTGTCAGGCTGGCATAGGTATTTTGTGTGCGTTGCAAGAGCTGGCCCGCGGGAATATAGCCAAAGTCATAGGCAGCCAGATTGGCCAGCAGGGACAAACCTATATTGGTTGGCGAAGTGCGGTGTGCCACCACACCCACAGGCTGGAACTGCACATTGTCCGGCGGCAGCCAGTTATCTTCAGGGCCGACATAGGTTTCAAAAAACAGCCAGGTCTTGCGGGCGGTGGTTTGCAGGAATTCAAGCTGTGTTGCGCTTAAACGGGATTCGCGCCTTTGTTTGGCCTTGCTTATCTGGTACGCGATGCAGGGAGAAAGAAACCACAACAACAAAATTGGGGCGGCTGCCTGCAGGGAAGCAGAATTCAGCCGCTGCAAGAGCATGACAAGCATGATGGAAAATACCGGCGCTATCCACATGCTGCGCACATTATTCCAAAGACTGTTCTTGTACTGATGGTTGCTGATCGTCGATGGATTCCATTCCAGCAAGCGCCGGTGTGAAACCAGTATGCGCCATTGTGTGCGCAAGATGGCATCCAGATTGATCCATGCCTCATAAGGCAAAAAAATCAGGCTCAGCGATGCATGAGTGACATGCTGGATGCTGGCGCGCAGCAATGATTGCAAATGCTGGCGAAAGAATACATCGTCCGGTTTTTTTATCAAATTCCATAAAAATGCACTGGCAGCCGGAATCAGTAAAAAACCGAGGGCGGCTGCAGTCCAGAACCAGGGATGTGCAAAGCAAGTCCACGCTATCAGTAAAAATACGCTCAGCGCCAGTGGTACCATGCTGCGGCGCAGATTATCGAATAACTTCCAGTGTGACAGACGCGACAAGGTATTGCTGTGCAGGCTCGATACTCCGCTAGCTTCATCCCTGATGCCCGGCACTTTGCTTTTTAGCCACGAGGCTATCTGCCAGTCACCCCTTATCCAGCGATGGCGCCGCCGCATGTCAGCCAGATAACTGGACGGATATTCTTCATACAATTGCACATCACTCAGCAGACCGGCACGGGCATAGCAGCCTTCCAGTAAATCATGGCTGAGTATGCGGTTTTCAGGCATGCGGTTTTTAAGGGCCTGCTCAAATATGGCGATATCATAAATACCCTTGCCTATGAATGAGCCCTCATCAAATACATCCTGGTAGACATCAGATACGCTACGTGTGTAAGGATCTATGCCTGCTTCGCCACCGCATAACAATTCATAGAATGAGGCATTGCTGGATGGCAGGGCGACTGCCACGCGCGGCTGTAAAATACCGTAGCCTTCAGTCACTCTCTGCAGCTTCTCGTCATAGTACGGCCGGTTCAATGGATGTGCCATGGTGGCAATGAACTTGCGGGCGGCATCACGGGGCAATTCCGTGTCCGTGTCTAGTGTAATGACATATCTGACGTGCTCCAGGCCAAGAGTATTGCCAATGATGTGCGTGAATTCTTGCTTGCCTGATCCAAGTACATAGGCATTCAAGGCACCAAGTTTGCCGCGCTTGCGCTCATAAGCCATCCAGGTTTTTTCTTGTGCATTCCACACCCTTGGCCTGTGCATGACCAGGAAATGATCGCCATCAGGGCGCGGATATTTCTCATTCAATGCTTCGATGTTACGGGTGATATGGAGTAATAATGTTTCGTCTTCCGGCAGGTGTTCCTGGCTGGCATCGGCAAAGTCAGTCAACAGACAAAAACGCAGATTGGCGTCGCTGTTTGCCAGAAACCGCACTTCCATGGCCTCGCACAGGGTATCGATATTTTGCGTGTTGAAGAGCATCGTTGGCACTACGACCAGTGCGCTTGATTCCAGAGGTATCCCCAGCGAATAATCCATGCGCGGCAAAGGATGGGGCAGGGCAATGCAGGTGGCCAGCCAGTTCACCATCGACAAGGCAAACTGGCTGCTGGCGATCAGACTGACGACGATAAAGCATGTCAGCAAGTAAGGGTTCACTGCAGTATGCCTGAGCTGCTGCAGGAATAAGCCAGTGCTCAGCAGGCTTATAATGAGGATGCTGCCCAGATACAGACTCAGGGCGGATTCACGTGCTGCCCGTTTGATGGCTTCAGGCAAACTGTGTTGCATGGCTGTTGATCGTTCCAGCTCTGCCCGGCCTTTGCCTATCAGGAAATAACCTATATGCGCATTGCGCGCAGTTTGGCCATGTTTGATGGCAGCCTCGCGCGCAAAGCGCAGGGCATTATGTGCCACATCTGCTTCAGAAAAACTGCTGTGCCTGGCAATTTTTTCGACAGCATGCCGGTACAAATCTCGTGTGGCAAAATCCATGCGACCATAAATACCAGACGGATCATCACGCAGGCAACGATCTACGACACTCATGTTTTCCACAAATTCGCGCCAGTCCATCGATGTCAGCAAGCGCAGACTGCCTATGCTGTTGCTGATGGAAATCTGATCAGCGACCTGTTGCTGTGAATCCAGCTGCACCAAGTGTTCTATGGTTTGCCCGGTCTCTGCCAGGCGTTGCGAAAGCCAGTTCAGGGGCAGGGCCAGGGCAGGCCCCTGACCTTGCAGGCGCCTGATCATCTCTGCCACGAAAGAACTGTCCAGAGGCGGCCCTGAGCGCGACATGTCGGCCACCAGCAAGATCAAGTTGCTCGGGTCTTTCTCTGCAGTCTCGGTCATCGCATCAGCCCATTTGGCAGCCAGATTGCGATGATTATGTGCCGTGGTCAGATTGGTGGCGACACGGCGCAGGTTCTCTAACAGCGCCAGCCTGATCATGATGGGTATGGCCCACAGCTCACCCAGCTTCAGTACTGATACCAGCTGATATGCATTGATGAAGCGGCTCAGGTTTTCGGGATCAACCCTGCCGTCGCCATGGGAAATGGTTTCCAGTGCAATGTCATACACGCGCGGGCGACCAGCCGAACTACCCCGCAGTAGCCGTGGCAACTCTTTACTGTAATTTTTTGGCAAATGCCGTTTAGCCGTACGTATCTGTTCTTCTATCAGGTAATAGTTATCCAGGAGCCAGGCAGCAGCAGGCGTCACCGGCCTGCCGTCTTTGATGGCTTCGGTCAGCAGGGTACAGGCATTCATGATCACATCATGATTGTCAGCCAGCCGTGACAAGAGCTGGTCCTGTCCAAAAACAGAACTCAGCTTGTGGCTGTTAGCCAGTATGCGCCCATGCTGTTCCATTTGCTGAGCGCTGTAGAGGTCAGCCCGTAAAGGCAGTTCTGCCCCAGCCTGTGCAACATAGGTGCGCAAACGCAGCTGACTGTATTTCAGGACGTTCTTTAGCTGATGCAGGCTGGATGACAGCATATCTTTGGCTGATTTCAAATCGCACACTTCTTTCTTTTTTGGGGATTTGTCAGTGACCGTAGTGAGCGGTCGTCGCTGCCACACCTTCGACCATCTTTGCAAGGTGAATTTTCCAGACGCAAAAACGATGGCATGACCTATGAGAGCAGCTGTGCTCTGATAGTAAAACATCAGCATCTGTGTGTAAGTTCGTTAGCGTACATACGCGCTTGACGCATTCCTCTGACAGTGATCTTTAGCATGCATTGTTACGCGCATTCAATACCGGTTTTTCAGTGTGCGGCAACGAACAGACCAAGGTTTAGGGTGGGCTGTATAAAGACGGCGAAGATCACAAAAAATGTGGCTTGCGAGAGTAAAGATACTTATCTACCGGAGAAAAAAAATGAACAATAAATTGAAAACAGGTCTTTTGGCCGCCTGCAGTGTAAGCGTATTAATGGTGACGGC
It encodes the following:
- a CDS encoding GH36-type glycosyl hydrolase domain-containing protein; amino-acid sequence: MKSAKDMLSSSLHQLKNVLKYSQLRLRTYVAQAGAELPLRADLYSAQQMEQHGRILANSHKLSSVFGQDQLLSRLADNHDVIMNACTLLTEAIKDGRPVTPAAAWLLDNYYLIEEQIRTAKRHLPKNYSKELPRLLRGSSAGRPRVYDIALETISHGDGRVDPENLSRFINAYQLVSVLKLGELWAIPIMIRLALLENLRRVATNLTTAHNHRNLAAKWADAMTETAEKDPSNLILLVADMSRSGPPLDSSFVAEMIRRLQGQGPALALPLNWLSQRLAETGQTIEHLVQLDSQQQVADQISISNSIGSLRLLTSMDWREFVENMSVVDRCLRDDPSGIYGRMDFATRDLYRHAVEKIARHSSFSEADVAHNALRFAREAAIKHGQTARNAHIGYFLIGKGRAELERSTAMQHSLPEAIKRAARESALSLYLGSILIISLLSTGLFLQQLRHTAVNPYLLTCFIVVSLIASSQFALSMVNWLATCIALPHPLPRMDYSLGIPLESSALVVVPTMLFNTQNIDTLCEAMEVRFLANSDANLRFCLLTDFADASQEHLPEDETLLLHITRNIEALNEKYPRPDGDHFLVMHRPRVWNAQEKTWMAYERKRGKLGALNAYVLGSGKQEFTHIIGNTLGLEHVRYVITLDTDTELPRDAARKFIATMAHPLNRPYYDEKLQRVTEGYGILQPRVAVALPSSNASFYELLCGGEAGIDPYTRSVSDVYQDVFDEGSFIGKGIYDIAIFEQALKNRMPENRILSHDLLEGCYARAGLLSDVQLYEEYPSSYLADMRRRHRWIRGDWQIASWLKSKVPGIRDEASGVSSLHSNTLSRLSHWKLFDNLRRSMVPLALSVFLLIAWTCFAHPWFWTAAALGFLLIPAASAFLWNLIKKPDDVFFRQHLQSLLRASIQHVTHASLSLIFLPYEAWINLDAILRTQWRILVSHRRLLEWNPSTISNHQYKNSLWNNVRSMWIAPVFSIMLVMLLQRLNSASLQAAAPILLLWFLSPCIAYQISKAKQRRESRLSATQLEFLQTTARKTWLFFETYVGPEDNWLPPDNVQFQPVGVVAHRTSPTNIGLSLLANLAAYDFGYIPAGQLLQRTQNTYASLTRLERYQEHFYNWYDTRTLQPLQPLYISTVDSGNLAGHLLTLRPGLTELIDAPICQPRLFCGLHDTYLLLRNSVSTGIANRLAEFETDLDVLCLGVPRSLIVIYDCLKRLTHQADAYLSSVTVTADNASHIWASALSRQTRTQLEELLYLAPWLSLPDPTRWMHAFPLLDSVPSLRELTQLGLDYVSPTEGGIPLDQAAQVENHNTELARLLVTARKRANERVLQIEQLAQQTMEFARMEYDFLYDASTHLLTIGYNVNERRRDNASYDLLASEARLATFVAIAQGKIPQESWFALGRQLTIAGGEPILLSWSGSMFEYLMPLLVMPNFQNTLLDQTYRSVVQRQIEYGQQRGVAWGISESGYNTFDAHLNYQYRAFGVPGLGFKRGLGDDLVIAPYASMMALMVAPEQACSNLEQLSALGFEGIYGYFEAIDYTPARLPRGQTHALIRSFMVHHQGMGFLSLAYLLLEQPLQKRFASDPLFQATMSLLHERIPKASAVYSNTTELADIRSASSGQEIPLRVLHHVNTRTPEVQLLSNGRYHVMISSVGGSYSRWNDLAITRWNEDSTRDHWGTFCYVRDVSNGRYWSTAFQPCLVNSPSYEVIFSEGRAEFRRSDNNLDMHTEIVVSPEDDIELRRTRIVNRSRHRRTIDFTSYAEVVLASAAADAMHPAFSKLFVETEILDGQHAILCSRRPRSVDEKIPGMFHLMALHGASLDSVSYETDRAKFIGRGNTLEAPAAMRVSRLSDSQGSVLDPVVAIRYQITLEPEQAVTLDVVTGVAENRELCIALIDKYQDKHLADRVIELSWTHSQVVLRQLNISETDAQLYGRLANSVIYMNPLLRADASILSRNHRGQSGLWGYAISGDLPIVLLQINHQDHIELVRQLVQAHAYWRSKGLAVDLVIWNEDHATYRQALQEQIMGMISSVIGTHATERPGGIFVRMAEQISPEDKTLFQAVARVILNDHRGSLLEQLNRRDLVELRAPKLLPGKTVHQRGGYQSQTDSRLSQVPAKLQNFNGLGGFSEDGREYVITTREGQVTPAPWVNVLANPHFGSVISESGQAYTWAENAHEFRLTPWNNDPVCDSSGEAFYIRDEDTGEYWSPTALPCRGSGDYVTRHGFGYSVFTHEEQGILTELTVFVSIDTAVKYSVLRITNESDELRKLSVTGYVEWVLGDLRPKSLMHIATEIDAASGCVIARNPYNTEFPARRAFFDLDGSGRSVSGDRNEFIGRNGSLRNPAAMDRQRLSGKTGAGLDPCTALQQEFELNPGQEKRMVFVLGSVIAENGNVTQFIQQHRGIAAADQALSKVHAYWRNTLGAVQVTTPDQDLNLLANGWLLYQTIACRLWARSGYYQSGGAFGFRDQLQDSMALVHTGQALAREQILLSASHQFFEGDVQHWWHPPVGRGVRTHCSDDYLWLPLAVARYVNSSGDLGILDEKLHYLEGRAVNQEEDSYYDLPARSAAAGSLYEHCVKAIEHGLRFGSHGLPLIGSCDWNDGMDKVGHLGKGESVWLAFFLHQVLTKFSAIALLRQDSAFSSRCLEQARQLSKNIDEHAWDGAWYRRAYFDDGGTLGSAQNAECQIDSISQSWAILSAAANPQRATLAMKALDQRLIRRDKQIIQLLDPAFDCSGQNPGYIRGYVPGVRENGGQYTHAAIWTGMAFARMGDAARAWEAFNIINPIHHGNTANAIARYKVEPYVICADVYAVEPHTGRGGWSWYTGSAGWMYTFMMESLLGLKREGKHLSLTPCVPPGWSQFSLRYQHLSSTYQITVKLRDVAYGQSLLFIDDIAMGNLLIPLMDDQREHVVELNYVQPAHE